The proteins below are encoded in one region of Peribacillus muralis:
- the aroA gene encoding 3-phosphoshikimate 1-carboxyvinyltransferase, whose protein sequence is MKTKKLLTAIHSLRGSIDIPGDKSISHRSIMFGALAEGETTVTNFLPGADCLSTISCFKQLGIHIEREGKQVRIQGKGFNGLTEPKEVLDVGNSGTTIRLMTGILAGQDFSAVLTGDESIAKRPMTRVVNPLRQMGARIDGRKGAEYTPIFIRGGKLEGIRYELPVASAQVKSAIILAGLQADGETTIIEPEETRDHTERMIQAFGGKIVKDGHTIKVGGNQVFKGTTIHVPGDISSAAFFLVAAAITKDSEVVLKNVGLNPTRTGILDVLKAMGADITIEKKTSGGEPAGDITVRSSRLKGTTISGDLIPRLIDEIPVIALLASQAEGMTTIKDAAELKVKETNRIDTVANELSILGADITPTADGLIINGGKSLNGGSVTSHGDHRIGMMLAVAALITDGDVELADPDAIDVSYPEFFEHLTHLMK, encoded by the coding sequence ATGAAAACAAAAAAATTACTAACGGCGATCCACTCATTACGTGGTTCGATAGACATACCAGGGGACAAGTCCATCTCCCATCGCTCGATCATGTTCGGAGCACTTGCCGAGGGTGAAACGACCGTCACTAATTTTCTTCCGGGAGCCGATTGTTTAAGTACGATTTCGTGTTTTAAGCAGCTGGGCATCCACATTGAACGGGAAGGGAAGCAAGTTCGCATCCAAGGCAAGGGCTTTAATGGATTAACGGAACCTAAAGAAGTGCTGGATGTCGGAAATTCAGGGACGACAATCCGATTAATGACGGGCATTTTGGCAGGTCAAGATTTTTCGGCCGTGTTGACAGGGGATGAATCCATAGCCAAGCGACCAATGACAAGGGTGGTGAACCCACTCCGTCAAATGGGAGCGAGGATTGATGGGCGTAAAGGAGCAGAATATACCCCGATTTTCATAAGAGGGGGCAAGCTGGAAGGGATCCGCTATGAATTGCCTGTGGCAAGTGCTCAAGTCAAATCCGCGATCATCCTGGCAGGCTTACAGGCCGATGGGGAAACGACCATAATCGAACCGGAGGAGACCCGTGATCATACCGAACGAATGATCCAGGCGTTTGGCGGGAAAATCGTAAAGGATGGTCATACCATCAAGGTGGGGGGAAATCAGGTTTTCAAAGGAACGACCATCCATGTGCCGGGAGATATATCTTCAGCCGCTTTCTTCTTGGTCGCAGCTGCGATTACAAAAGATAGTGAAGTGGTCTTAAAGAATGTCGGCTTAAATCCGACTAGGACTGGAATCCTCGATGTCTTGAAAGCGATGGGAGCGGATATCACCATCGAGAAGAAGACGAGCGGGGGAGAACCGGCAGGGGATATCACTGTCAGGAGCTCACGCCTGAAGGGAACAACCATCTCAGGTGACCTAATACCGCGCCTCATCGATGAAATTCCGGTTATTGCCCTTCTGGCTTCCCAGGCAGAAGGAATGACGACAATCAAGGATGCAGCAGAACTAAAGGTGAAAGAAACCAATCGAATCGATACGGTGGCAAACGAGCTCTCGATCCTGGGGGCGGATATAACACCTACAGCAGATGGATTGATTATCAATGGAGGCAAATCTCTAAATGGTGGAAGCGTTACAAGCCATGGAGATCACCGCATCGGAATGATGCTGGCAGTGGCAGCCTTGATAACGGATGGTGATGTTGAACTCGCCGATCCTGATGCGATTGATGTCTCTTATCCGGAATTCTTTGAGCATTTGACGCATTTGATGAAATGA
- a CDS encoding prephenate dehydrogenase, whose product MKGKVFVIGLGLIGGSLAKAVRYAHPEAMIIGTDVSEKNIQLSMLLGTIDDSVSTLEAGACEADLILLAVPVNETVKILTQLADMNLKSGVLISDAGSTKDTVVKAAKPLIDKGVAFIGGHPMAGSHKSGAGAAKLHLFEHAFYLLTPDESIEEKKVEQLKEWLKGTRANFLVVTPAMHDKLTGVVSHFPHIVASGLVKQAENYSKENKLISRLAAGGFRDITRIASSSPEMWRDILLHNRNVLLELMDDWLQEMKHVKGLVEKEDSEEILRFFADAKVFRDDLPTHAKGAIPAFYDLYIDIPDYAGIISEITGYLAQEGISITNIRIIETREEIYGVLVISFQTDVDRIKAADCISRHSDYETILA is encoded by the coding sequence GTGAAGGGAAAGGTTTTTGTAATAGGTCTCGGGCTAATTGGTGGATCATTGGCCAAGGCTGTACGTTATGCACATCCTGAAGCCATGATAATTGGTACGGATGTAAGTGAAAAGAATATTCAGCTATCGATGCTGTTAGGCACGATAGATGACTCCGTATCCACTTTGGAAGCGGGGGCATGTGAGGCTGATTTAATCCTTCTTGCTGTGCCAGTCAATGAGACCGTCAAGATTTTAACACAATTAGCTGACATGAATTTAAAAAGTGGCGTCCTTATATCGGATGCGGGAAGCACGAAGGACACAGTGGTAAAGGCAGCAAAACCATTGATAGATAAAGGGGTGGCCTTCATCGGGGGACACCCTATGGCTGGTTCCCACAAAAGCGGCGCTGGCGCAGCCAAGCTGCATCTTTTTGAACATGCGTTTTATTTGCTTACTCCCGATGAATCCATCGAGGAGAAAAAGGTGGAGCAGCTGAAGGAATGGCTAAAGGGAACAAGAGCGAACTTCTTGGTCGTCACTCCTGCCATGCATGATAAGCTGACCGGAGTCGTCAGTCATTTTCCCCATATTGTCGCATCAGGGCTTGTGAAGCAGGCAGAAAATTATAGTAAGGAAAATAAACTGATTTCCAGGCTAGCGGCCGGTGGTTTTCGTGATATTACTAGAATAGCTTCAAGCAGCCCGGAAATGTGGCGTGACATATTGTTGCATAACCGGAACGTGTTACTCGAGTTAATGGATGATTGGCTGCAAGAAATGAAGCATGTTAAAGGGTTGGTGGAAAAAGAAGATAGTGAGGAAATCCTTCGCTTCTTTGCCGACGCCAAGGTTTTCAGGGATGATCTTCCAACTCACGCAAAAGGTGCGATACCAGCCTTTTATGATTTATATATCGATATACCGGACTATGCTGGAATAATTTCAGAAATAACCGGATATTTGGCGCAAGAAGGAATCAGCATTACGAATATAAGAATCATCGAAACCAGGGAAGAGATATACGGTGTATTGGTCATTAGCTTCCAAACGGATGTTGATCGCATTAAAGCAGCGGATTGTATCTCCAGACATTCTGATTATGAAACGATCCTGGCATGA
- the hisC gene encoding histidinol-phosphate transaminase has protein sequence MKWNEAVLSLKSYQPGKSTDEVKKLYGLEKITKLASNENPFGCSEKVRDAVKGSTHSFAIYPDGYATMLREAVAKHTGVKQTQLIFGNGSDENIQIISRSLLGAGKNTVMATGTFSQYRHNATLEGAEVREVPHLDGAHDLGGMLKAIDEKTAVVWLCTPNNPTGKYIPEKDLLSFMEKVPEDVLIVLDEAYCEYATAEDYPRTNQWINTFKNLIILRTFSKIYGLASFRVGYGLADEDIIQKLDPSREPFNVNTLAQNIAIVALEDQAFIEKCKDENQKGLKRYYEFCDMENLAYYPSQGNFIFIHFKQDADVVFQYLLERGYIARSGKAFGFPTSLRVTIGSTEENEGMINAINAFLNEVEAPSDSLL, from the coding sequence ATGAAATGGAATGAAGCGGTCCTTTCCTTGAAGTCTTACCAACCGGGAAAGTCCACAGATGAAGTGAAAAAATTATACGGTCTCGAAAAAATCACGAAATTAGCTTCCAATGAAAACCCGTTCGGGTGTTCCGAAAAGGTCAGGGATGCCGTCAAGGGTTCAACCCATTCTTTTGCCATATATCCGGATGGCTATGCCACGATGCTTAGAGAAGCTGTTGCAAAGCATACAGGCGTCAAGCAGACTCAGCTCATCTTTGGAAATGGTTCTGATGAAAACATTCAAATCATTTCCAGAAGTTTGTTGGGGGCAGGAAAAAATACGGTCATGGCAACTGGCACTTTTTCACAATACCGTCACAATGCTACGCTTGAAGGTGCAGAGGTCAGGGAAGTTCCTCATCTCGACGGAGCGCATGATCTGGGAGGTATGCTAAAGGCGATTGACGAAAAAACCGCAGTTGTTTGGTTGTGTACACCGAATAATCCGACAGGGAAATACATCCCGGAGAAGGACCTATTATCGTTCATGGAAAAGGTGCCTGAAGATGTCCTTATCGTACTGGATGAAGCTTATTGTGAATACGCAACGGCTGAGGATTACCCAAGAACGAATCAATGGATCAATACATTCAAAAATTTGATCATACTTCGAACATTTTCAAAGATTTATGGTCTGGCAAGCTTCAGGGTAGGTTATGGATTGGCTGATGAGGACATCATTCAGAAGCTGGATCCATCGCGCGAACCATTCAATGTCAACACACTCGCACAGAATATCGCTATAGTCGCTCTGGAAGATCAAGCTTTCATAGAAAAATGCAAGGATGAAAACCAAAAAGGGCTTAAGCGGTACTACGAATTTTGTGACATGGAAAATTTAGCATATTACCCCTCGCAAGGTAATTTCATTTTTATCCACTTTAAACAAGATGCCGATGTAGTGTTTCAATATTTACTTGAGCGCGGCTATATTGCAAGGTCGGGTAAAGCTTTCGGTTTTCCTACCAGCTTAAGGGTTACGATTGGTTCAACGGAGGAAAATGAAGGAATGATCAACGCTATCAATGCCTTCTTGAATGAAGTTGAGGCGCCTTCTGATTCGCTGCTTTGA
- the aroH gene encoding chorismate mutase, with translation MIRGIRGATTVEKDTETEVLAAAERLMAEIIQANEIDPDMVASVFFSATDEIRSVFPAKALRKFDGWTYVPVTCMREIPVSNSLPFCIRVMIHVNTTKKQQEIKHIYQAGAIALRPDLKK, from the coding sequence GTGATAAGAGGAATTAGAGGTGCCACTACAGTTGAAAAAGACACAGAAACTGAAGTCCTTGCGGCCGCCGAGAGGTTGATGGCGGAAATCATCCAGGCCAATGAGATTGATCCTGACATGGTTGCCTCCGTATTTTTTTCAGCTACGGATGAAATCCGTTCGGTTTTCCCTGCCAAAGCCTTGAGGAAATTCGACGGTTGGACGTATGTTCCAGTAACCTGCATGAGGGAGATACCAGTGAGTAACTCCCTTCCATTTTGCATACGCGTCATGATTCATGTCAATACAACGAAGAAGCAACAAGAAATTAAGCATATCTATCAGGCAGGGGCCATTGCATTACGGCCAGACTTGAAAAAATAG
- the aroB gene encoding 3-dehydroquinate synthase, translated as MESIQVKTASKQYPVLVGEKAIQELPELITHEFNHINKILIITDEKVAELHLQSVKQALIKAGKPVLQHIVPEGEHAKTFDVFYECQSYCLSQKLNRKSLIIALGGGAVGDLAGFVAATFMRGIPFMQVPTTLLAHDSAVGGKVAINHPLGKNMIGAFHQPEAVIYDLEFLQTLPLQELRSGFAEVIKHSLIADHDFYQWLKSNIVDLNDITDEQFMTMIKKGISIKAAIVEEDEKEMGIRAYLNFGHTLGHAVEGSMGYGNFTHGESILIGMIYALKLSIKKEGLDFNLEEFIEWVSQLGYRITIPDGLETAILLNLMKTDKKSVNEAATFVLLNQVGSPILMDIADSELIEEMIEMK; from the coding sequence ATGGAATCCATCCAAGTAAAGACGGCTTCCAAGCAATATCCGGTTTTGGTTGGCGAGAAAGCTATACAGGAATTACCAGAATTAATCACACATGAATTCAACCACATAAACAAGATTTTGATCATAACGGATGAGAAAGTGGCTGAGCTTCATTTACAATCCGTGAAACAGGCATTGATCAAGGCAGGGAAACCGGTGCTGCAGCATATCGTGCCTGAAGGGGAGCATGCGAAAACATTCGATGTATTTTATGAATGCCAAAGTTATTGCCTTTCCCAAAAGCTTAATCGCAAGTCATTGATCATTGCCCTTGGTGGAGGTGCAGTGGGTGACTTGGCTGGATTTGTTGCGGCTACATTCATGAGGGGGATCCCGTTTATGCAGGTCCCGACGACTTTGCTTGCCCACGATAGTGCCGTGGGAGGCAAGGTTGCGATCAATCACCCCCTAGGGAAAAATATGATCGGTGCCTTTCATCAGCCTGAAGCGGTCATTTATGATCTGGAGTTTTTACAAACTTTGCCGCTGCAAGAATTAAGGTCAGGTTTCGCTGAAGTCATTAAGCATTCCTTGATTGCCGATCATGACTTTTATCAATGGCTAAAGTCGAATATAGTCGACTTGAATGATATAACGGATGAGCAATTTATGACAATGATTAAAAAAGGAATTTCCATTAAAGCGGCAATTGTCGAAGAAGATGAAAAAGAAATGGGCATTCGTGCATATTTGAATTTTGGTCATACACTTGGGCATGCAGTGGAGGGCTCCATGGGCTATGGAAATTTCACGCATGGAGAATCGATTTTGATCGGAATGATTTATGCACTTAAATTGAGCATTAAAAAAGAGGGTCTCGATTTTAATCTTGAGGAATTCATTGAATGGGTATCTCAATTAGGGTACCGAATCACCATTCCTGACGGTCTTGAAACTGCAATATTACTCAATTTAATGAAAACGGACAAAAAATCGGTCAATGAAGCGGCCACCTTCGTCCTCTTGAATCAGGTGGGGTCCCCAATATTAATGGATATAGCCGACTCTGAGCTGATAGAGGAAATGATTGAAATGAAATGA
- the aroC gene encoding chorismate synthase gives MRYLTAGESHGPQLTTIIEGLPAGMPITNEDINEELGRRQKGHGRGRRMQIEKDQAFISAGIRHGYTLGSPVALVVENDDWKHWTKIMGSEGLSEKKAEEIKRKITRPRPGHADLNGGIKYGHRDLRNVLERSSARETTVRVAAGAVAKKLLSLLGIEVASHVLEIGGVKAEPPAYETIQQLQQVTEESSVRCFDKNVEQQMKDAIDEAKQKGDSIGGIVEVIVEGMPVGVGSYVHYDRKLDAKLAAAIMSINAFKGVEIGLGFEAAHRFGSEVHDEIAWDEEKGYYRKTNRLGGFEGGMTTGMPIVVRGVMKPIPTLYKPLKSVDIDTKEVFEASVERSDSCAVPAAAVVAEAVVAWELAAAIVDQFPSDRYEQLAEYIRSYREDVKGF, from the coding sequence ATGAGATACTTAACAGCGGGAGAATCACATGGTCCGCAGCTAACTACAATTATTGAGGGATTACCGGCTGGAATGCCGATTACGAATGAAGATATCAATGAAGAACTGGGACGCCGGCAAAAAGGGCATGGTCGTGGCCGCAGGATGCAGATCGAAAAGGATCAGGCTTTTATATCCGCGGGGATAAGACATGGTTATACATTGGGCTCACCGGTGGCTTTAGTCGTCGAGAATGACGACTGGAAGCATTGGACAAAGATCATGGGAAGTGAAGGTCTTTCAGAGAAAAAAGCTGAAGAAATCAAACGTAAAATCACCCGTCCTCGTCCAGGACATGCGGATTTGAACGGCGGGATCAAATATGGACACCGCGATTTGAGAAACGTTTTGGAACGGTCATCAGCAAGGGAAACAACTGTTAGGGTAGCGGCAGGTGCCGTGGCTAAAAAGCTATTGTCATTATTGGGGATTGAAGTGGCCTCGCATGTTTTGGAAATTGGCGGAGTGAAGGCGGAACCGCCGGCATATGAAACGATTCAGCAATTACAACAAGTGACAGAAGAGTCTTCAGTTAGATGCTTTGATAAAAATGTCGAGCAGCAGATGAAGGATGCCATTGATGAAGCGAAACAAAAAGGCGATTCCATTGGCGGCATCGTCGAAGTCATTGTCGAAGGAATGCCTGTTGGTGTAGGAAGTTATGTGCATTATGATCGTAAGCTTGATGCCAAGCTAGCTGCTGCAATCATGAGCATCAATGCATTTAAAGGGGTCGAAATAGGTCTTGGATTCGAAGCGGCCCATCGCTTCGGCAGTGAAGTCCATGATGAAATTGCCTGGGATGAAGAAAAGGGGTATTACCGGAAAACCAATCGCCTTGGCGGTTTCGAAGGCGGTATGACAACTGGGATGCCGATCGTTGTCCGCGGTGTGATGAAGCCAATCCCGACTTTATATAAGCCTTTGAAAAGTGTTGATATCGATACGAAAGAAGTTTTCGAAGCGAGTGTCGAGCGCTCAGATAGTTGTGCAGTTCCAGCAGCGGCAGTCGTTGCCGAAGCAGTGGTAGCATGGGAGCTGGCGGCAGCCATCGTTGATCAATTCCCTTCAGATCGTTATGAGCAGTTAGCGGAATACATAAGGTCTTATCGGGAAGATGTAAAGGGGTTTTAA
- a CDS encoding CheR family methyltransferase: protein MPQEYEAFIRNIKMLTGIDLALYKEGQMKRRLTSLYEKRGYRSFGDYYNEIQAKPGVLNEFLDRMTINVSEFYRNAKRWEVLEQKILPGLLGSKKKLKIWSAACSTGEEPYTIAMILSNLVPLSQIEILATDLDVNVLARAKLGMYPERSLNEVPEEIKRKYFKKEEDYYHVADEIKKRVTFKQHNLLAEPFERGFDLVVCRNVLIYFTEEAKNLLYGKFSSSLNDGGVFFVGSTEQIFTPGKYQFETIDTFFYQKK from the coding sequence ATGCCTCAAGAATATGAAGCGTTTATTCGGAATATCAAGATGCTGACAGGCATTGATTTGGCATTATATAAGGAAGGGCAAATGAAAAGGCGCCTGACATCTTTATATGAAAAAAGAGGGTATCGTTCATTCGGTGATTACTATAATGAAATTCAGGCCAAACCCGGCGTGTTAAACGAGTTTTTGGATAGGATGACCATCAATGTATCTGAATTTTATAGAAACGCGAAAAGATGGGAAGTGCTGGAGCAAAAGATTCTTCCTGGATTATTGGGAAGCAAAAAAAAATTGAAAATATGGAGTGCAGCCTGTTCAACGGGGGAGGAACCATATACGATCGCAATGATTTTATCGAACCTTGTCCCACTCAGCCAAATAGAGATATTGGCAACGGATTTGGATGTAAATGTCTTGGCAAGGGCGAAATTGGGAATGTACCCGGAAAGGTCCTTGAATGAAGTGCCTGAAGAAATAAAGAGGAAGTACTTTAAAAAAGAAGAGGATTATTATCACGTCGCAGATGAAATCAAAAAGAGGGTCACATTTAAACAGCATAATCTTCTTGCGGAACCTTTTGAGCGGGGATTTGATTTAGTCGTTTGCCGGAATGTTTTGATATACTTCACCGAGGAAGCCAAAAATTTATTGTATGGGAAATTCAGCTCATCGTTAAATGACGGCGGGGTATTTTTTGTAGGAAGTACCGAGCAAATATTCACCCCCGGAAAATATCAATTCGAGACGATCGACACATTTTTTTATCAAAAAAAGTGA